In the Bacteroidota bacterium genome, one interval contains:
- the yihA gene encoding ribosome biogenesis GTP-binding protein YihA/YsxC, translating to MSLSASFVRSVAQLEDCPADGLAEVALTGRSNVGKSSLINALTNRKQLARTSGTPGKTQVLNYFLIGKEYYLVDMPGYGYARRAKTERAKWARLIESYLLTNTRLRAVGVLIDARHSLMSSDREAMQWLQENSVPFFVVLTKSDHAKQRDLASLKSAITSEFGSERSVLATSSRLGRGIAPLREFIKKSALSSDE from the coding sequence ATGTCTCTGAGTGCTTCGTTCGTCCGCTCCGTCGCTCAACTTGAGGACTGCCCTGCGGATGGTCTGGCAGAGGTTGCACTGACAGGCCGATCGAACGTAGGTAAATCCTCGCTGATTAACGCGCTGACGAATCGGAAGCAACTCGCCCGGACTAGCGGGACTCCCGGAAAAACCCAGGTACTGAATTATTTTCTGATCGGGAAGGAATACTATCTGGTCGATATGCCTGGGTATGGGTATGCTCGTCGAGCGAAGACGGAACGGGCGAAATGGGCAAGGCTCATTGAATCGTACCTTCTGACCAATACGCGGCTTCGTGCCGTTGGCGTGTTGATCGATGCCCGCCATTCGCTCATGTCCAGTGATCGCGAGGCCATGCAGTGGCTGCAGGAAAACTCAGTACCATTTTTTGTGGTTCTCACCAAATCCGATCATGCAAAACAGAGAGATCTTGCATCGCTGAAATCAGCAATTACTTCCGAGTTCGGTTCTGAGCGGTCCGTGCTGGCAACATCGAGCCGGCTTGGACGAGGGATCGCTCCGCTACGAGAATTCATAAAAAAATCGGCATTATCGAGCGACGAGTGA
- a CDS encoding carboxypeptidase regulatory-like domain-containing protein, translating into MRHRILLFGALAIVGLCTARTAEAQYGKISAKLVDAKTGEPLLHASVQVLETKQGAYSKENGVATIINLPPSENYTVVAKYAGYVPDTAYHVKVQSDITTSLNFKLGSKNVTIIVTSDKQVDKTKTDISTKFAPSVLMSMPSRQRLDQVILLTPGLVQDNSNGGFSVHGSRGTQNAIKINNVEISDPLTGRTSTLQQSISRLAISEVDVVTGNADASKGGFTGGMVNTQTKQGTNTLDVSAHYRTEIPALFGTSSNGFKQMPAGDNLYEVSVSGPLVTDAVKYAVTAKLNSFKYYNVFTDPTLVNDGLGVTDPLGNNVGQLPHDSRWRRYGSAKLTFDAFGFNMSADAELSSETDLINDASFLYLDPYYLPASNTVNNVYDFNARGQIGDGVLELTGAYSIINSQTGKYDQSQPVDALHSPKFMSIADNYTWNDQDQSVIKGGDGIIDIFTQVSQQIPNPANPTQPYGNSVPGVNPFTGHIEGPPITYTTNNAYGLPGIFPTVGNVYGISQENTGQSQFKGQYSVQIGSHYLSGGVEGNYMSLFQYSNGLPWDANPFKDSFYVHPYTGAINVSDKMEFSDITFNPGLRFDMYQPGTKTINNIYDPIGTGTTATPLQTQLSPRLAITYAVTDQTTFDFGYNWYFKQPNLYSALQNAAGNDALLRLALLRGNNLIGNGGLKAERTREVGVGFSTQVSDVVSLSIHGIYKDLRNDAGLQRISSPLLATGYLLYSDDQYGNSRAIEVILEKRMSDNYSVKLQYTYSSAKGTSTSATENYAQLINADPNSEQAVLPLQPFPLSFDKPHVAQLIFNLNYNKGEGPTLFGSKLLEEFSLAATTEYQSGVPYTRYDLRGAQIGDFNGDREPDYFQTDATLTRTIPFEDLLGPSFKSLSMDLQLEISNVFNRTTPLEVFPTTGQGDNDGSLGVWGSTIDYVNDPVNGPFDQFGKPLYNARIAQHDKIGNVSDVVTVADQQASFTRLRNDNLSRHLFYQIPRRAYFNVIVRF; encoded by the coding sequence ATGAGACATAGAATTCTACTCTTTGGGGCACTGGCAATTGTCGGTCTTTGCACCGCTCGAACGGCCGAGGCGCAGTACGGTAAGATCAGCGCGAAGTTGGTCGACGCTAAGACTGGCGAGCCGCTCCTCCATGCTAGCGTGCAGGTTCTCGAAACCAAGCAGGGGGCGTACAGCAAAGAGAACGGGGTTGCGACAATCATCAATCTCCCCCCGAGCGAGAATTACACCGTGGTAGCAAAGTACGCCGGTTACGTACCGGATACGGCTTACCATGTAAAGGTTCAGTCCGACATTACGACCTCACTCAACTTCAAGCTCGGTTCCAAGAATGTCACTATTATCGTCACCAGTGATAAACAAGTAGACAAGACGAAAACTGACATTTCGACCAAGTTCGCCCCGTCAGTCCTCATGAGCATGCCTTCACGACAGCGGCTCGATCAAGTTATTTTGCTGACTCCCGGATTGGTCCAGGACAATTCGAATGGCGGATTCTCAGTCCATGGCAGCCGTGGTACTCAGAACGCTATTAAGATTAACAATGTCGAAATCAGCGATCCCTTGACTGGGCGCACGAGCACACTCCAGCAATCAATTTCGCGTCTGGCTATCTCCGAAGTTGACGTTGTAACAGGCAATGCCGATGCCTCGAAAGGTGGATTTACCGGTGGTATGGTCAATACGCAGACCAAACAGGGGACCAATACGCTGGATGTGTCGGCTCACTATCGAACCGAGATCCCGGCGTTGTTTGGTACGTCTTCCAACGGCTTTAAACAGATGCCGGCAGGGGATAACCTCTATGAAGTCTCCGTTAGCGGACCACTTGTGACGGACGCGGTAAAATATGCTGTGACCGCAAAACTTAATTCCTTCAAGTATTATAATGTTTTTACGGATCCGACTCTTGTCAATGATGGACTTGGAGTTACCGATCCGCTGGGGAACAATGTTGGTCAACTCCCACACGATAGCCGATGGCGCCGCTATGGAAGTGCCAAATTGACATTCGATGCTTTCGGCTTTAATATGTCGGCTGATGCGGAACTGAGTTCGGAAACCGATCTCATTAACGATGCGAGCTTCCTCTATTTAGATCCTTACTACCTTCCTGCTTCGAACACAGTCAATAATGTCTATGATTTTAATGCTCGCGGTCAGATCGGCGATGGAGTTCTCGAATTGACCGGGGCGTATAGCATCATCAATTCGCAGACTGGCAAGTACGATCAATCCCAGCCCGTCGATGCGCTTCACTCACCGAAGTTCATGTCCATCGCGGATAATTACACATGGAACGATCAGGATCAGAGTGTCATAAAGGGCGGCGACGGGATCATCGATATCTTCACGCAAGTTTCGCAACAGATTCCGAATCCAGCGAATCCGACTCAGCCATACGGAAATTCCGTGCCCGGAGTGAATCCCTTCACTGGTCATATTGAAGGACCACCGATTACGTATACAACCAATAACGCCTACGGGCTTCCTGGCATATTTCCTACGGTAGGAAATGTCTATGGGATCAGCCAGGAAAATACCGGACAGAGCCAATTTAAGGGTCAGTATTCGGTGCAAATCGGATCGCACTATCTATCAGGCGGAGTCGAAGGCAATTATATGTCACTCTTTCAATATTCTAACGGGCTCCCGTGGGATGCGAATCCTTTCAAGGACTCCTTTTACGTTCATCCGTATACCGGGGCGATCAACGTTTCGGATAAGATGGAGTTCAGTGACATTACATTCAACCCAGGGCTTCGATTTGACATGTATCAGCCCGGGACCAAGACGATCAATAATATCTATGATCCGATCGGTACGGGCACAACAGCAACGCCGCTGCAAACGCAGTTGTCGCCGCGTTTGGCTATCACCTATGCCGTCACGGACCAAACGACGTTCGATTTTGGGTACAACTGGTATTTCAAGCAACCGAATCTTTATTCTGCATTGCAGAACGCAGCCGGTAACGATGCATTGCTTCGATTGGCTTTGCTGCGTGGGAATAATCTCATTGGCAATGGTGGCTTGAAAGCGGAACGCACCAGGGAAGTCGGCGTTGGATTCTCTACGCAGGTTTCAGACGTCGTTTCACTTTCAATTCACGGCATTTATAAGGACCTTCGCAATGATGCTGGTCTTCAACGCATTTCCAGTCCGTTGCTCGCAACTGGCTATTTACTCTATTCAGACGATCAATACGGCAACTCTCGCGCGATCGAAGTCATCCTCGAGAAACGAATGTCAGATAATTACTCGGTCAAACTCCAGTACACGTATTCATCCGCGAAAGGAACATCGACCTCCGCGACAGAGAACTATGCACAGCTGATCAATGCCGATCCGAATTCGGAGCAGGCAGTACTTCCGCTCCAGCCGTTCCCGCTTAGTTTCGATAAGCCTCATGTGGCGCAGCTCATCTTCAACCTGAATTACAATAAAGGCGAAGGTCCGACGCTCTTTGGTTCGAAGCTCCTGGAGGAATTCTCGCTTGCTGCTACAACAGAATATCAGTCCGGAGTGCCGTATACGCGATACGATCTCCGTGGCGCGCAAATTGGTGATTTCAATGGCGATCGCGAGCCAGATTACTTCCAGACGGATGCCACGTTGACACGCACTATTCCATTCGAGGACTTGCTCGGACCGAGTTTCAAGTCCCTGTCGATGGATCTCCAACTTGAAATATCCAACGTGTTCAATCGCACTACTCCTTTGGAGGTGTTTCCGACGACGGGTCAGGGTGATAATGACGGTTCTCTCGGCGTCTGGGGCAGTACGATTGATTACGTGAACGACCCGGTGAATGGACCGTTCGATCAATTCGGCAAGCCACTTTATAATGCAAGAATCGCCCAGCATGATAAAATTGGCAATGTGAGCGACGTTGTCACCGTTGCCGATCAGCAAGCATCTTTCACTCGGCTTCGCAATGACAATCTCTCGCGGCATCTTTTCTATCAAATTCCTCGCCGCGCATATTTCAACGTGATCGTTCGGTTTTGA
- a CDS encoding PorV/PorQ family protein: protein MSRRNMMRAVALLCGFLAVSNLAFGQGASTTGTTSANFTNVGASGSVFTKIWVGARASGMAGAYSGLADDISSLYWNPAGIARLPGINVEATHTIWFADISHEFIGMSMPISDRYRLGAALTLVDYGSLAYSTIQNDANAGTFNANDLSFALTLAGALTDRFSYGATVKYLRSAILDMAADGFAFDAGSLYQTDFYHMRISMDLANLGSDRNFTGNSLSVLINNGSGVNQKSTPLSSDLRTANFALPLIFRIGAATDIFQGNVENQKLNVDFDFSTHSDGPEQFNLGGEYIYNDMAAFRLGYAFNQDQLGLGAGAGYHYKSEDFSGTVDYSINLTRALGSIHRISLSATFQ, encoded by the coding sequence ATGAGCCGTAGAAATATGATGCGGGCCGTTGCGTTGCTTTGTGGGTTCCTTGCCGTTTCGAATCTAGCGTTCGGGCAAGGAGCTTCCACGACGGGGACGACGTCTGCGAATTTCACAAACGTTGGGGCCTCCGGGTCGGTCTTCACAAAGATCTGGGTCGGAGCCCGTGCTTCTGGTATGGCCGGTGCCTATAGTGGACTGGCGGACGATATTTCATCGCTGTACTGGAATCCAGCGGGTATCGCCCGGCTGCCAGGTATCAATGTTGAAGCAACGCATACCATCTGGTTTGCTGACATTTCCCATGAATTCATCGGTATGTCCATGCCGATCAGCGATCGATATCGTCTTGGCGCCGCGCTGACTCTTGTCGATTACGGCAGCTTGGCGTATTCGACCATTCAAAACGACGCGAATGCCGGAACGTTCAATGCGAACGATCTATCCTTTGCGCTTACTCTTGCGGGTGCATTGACGGATCGCTTTTCCTATGGTGCGACCGTCAAGTACCTTCGAAGTGCAATCTTAGACATGGCTGCCGACGGATTTGCATTCGATGCCGGCTCCTTATACCAGACCGACTTCTATCACATGAGGATCTCGATGGATCTGGCGAATTTGGGGTCCGATCGGAATTTCACCGGCAATTCATTGTCAGTCCTGATCAACAATGGAAGCGGAGTCAATCAAAAGAGCACTCCGCTTTCTTCGGATCTCCGAACGGCCAATTTTGCATTGCCACTTATCTTTCGAATTGGCGCGGCAACGGACATATTTCAAGGGAATGTTGAAAATCAGAAGTTAAATGTTGACTTCGATTTTTCGACGCATTCTGATGGTCCGGAGCAATTCAACCTTGGTGGTGAGTATATCTACAATGATATGGCGGCGTTCCGGCTTGGCTATGCGTTCAATCAGGATCAGCTTGGTCTGGGTGCGGGTGCTGGATACCACTACAAGAGCGAAGACTTTTCCGGCACCGTTGATTATTCGATCAATTTGACAAGGGCGCTCGGATCGATTCATCGGATTTCACTTAGCGCCACCTTCCAATAA
- the rpsF gene encoding 30S ribosomal protein S6: protein MAENKRYESTVIVKGSLQDEQIDATISKIEDFIAKNGGAVIEMERWGRRKLAYEIGRETQGFYVSAHFTAPGGMITRLERMYDLDDNIIRWLTLVTPESAIKGRIAMIKRAEEVHARREAAALAAGGSTM from the coding sequence ATGGCAGAGAATAAGAGATACGAATCGACCGTTATCGTCAAAGGATCACTACAGGACGAGCAAATTGACGCGACCATTTCCAAAATTGAGGACTTCATCGCCAAGAATGGTGGCGCAGTCATCGAAATGGAGCGATGGGGACGCAGAAAGCTCGCGTATGAAATTGGTCGTGAAACGCAAGGTTTTTACGTTTCGGCACATTTTACCGCGCCGGGTGGAATGATCACTCGTTTAGAGCGAATGTATGATCTCGACGATAATATTATTCGCTGGCTGACGTTGGTCACGCCCGAATCGGCCATCAAGGGTCGAATCGCCATGATCAAGCGAGCGGAAGAAGTCCATGCGCGTCGGGAAGCAGCGGCGCTCGCAGCGGGTGGATCCACGATGTAA
- the rplI gene encoding 50S ribosomal protein L9: MKVILREEVTKLGNPGDAVTVRDGFARNYLVPRGLAYVATSGALKKIEHEMRLRARVIERERMSATEFAQKLEGVTVTIPMRVGEEDRLYGSVTGQMISDSIGNQGYEIDRRAIVLADPIRTLGVHEVAVHLKHGVVGKIRVNVIAE, translated from the coding sequence ATGAAAGTCATTCTAAGAGAAGAAGTTACGAAATTAGGTAATCCAGGCGATGCGGTTACAGTGCGCGATGGGTTTGCACGAAATTATCTCGTTCCCCGCGGACTAGCTTATGTGGCCACATCCGGCGCGCTCAAGAAGATCGAGCACGAAATGCGGCTCCGAGCGCGTGTCATCGAACGCGAACGAATGAGTGCGACCGAATTCGCACAAAAACTCGAAGGAGTGACAGTCACGATCCCGATGCGAGTTGGTGAGGAAGACCGATTGTACGGTTCGGTTACCGGTCAGATGATTTCGGATAGCATTGGTAACCAGGGCTATGAAATCGACCGCCGTGCCATCGTCCTCGCGGATCCGATTCGCACGCTAGGTGTGCACGAGGTGGCAGTCCATCTCAAGCACGGCGTCGTTGGAAAAATCCGTGTGAACGTGATTGCTGAGTAA
- a CDS encoding T9SS type A sorting domain-containing protein — MKKSLLSISSIAIVLVCSVAGYSQQSRVLQSSRASRISIPNESAAPGGHFVGQSASYHSVPMDPLPASISIPGINTLPIQGTWVQQSNGRSLHNIQVDPSNPMNVHAVVTANLDLSASDTATAAGPGFTADTGRRCFYLFSSDGGVHWNNPVLLSSARQGYADMTLMKRGDVWVPIIIAHRYYPGGNGNLYTALYIEKGQPGAGNFSQCLASRINADGTGNLDIIWPVLAINPTNDTIYALASISPTSNGNASDQLQFGKFALTPSKDSAYFLGQNTSQSQWLSKPGDYSGATGDGLTYGGAYRIQVSATGRIGVAWECLASSGGYPTSPDDPTLTIFYSESTDGGATWTADPDVVSAVDPNTDQLLNQFAPTDNFDFWFDGETPKFVLERSIWNFSNAPSITYYPNSAILYYKNMLTGDSTVIAHADTTTTVDNPIPNVMHLPAGSQVHIQGEMINFPAIALTPKSGRLAVVYQTYANGDSALVTDDGSTFDTLAYGSIYYSESQDGGLTWGTPTPWLVNSGTGQKYDYRYPQTSYYNPISSGAPTYHLLTSIDSAAGWVVQNGVTPGFDIINFGHATVTTAPAAVSAVPTASAQIAASPNPFSGSTTISWSSITSGSTVLDVRDALGRECFSIDAHKLGATSNGSYTLNPNLLGLAPGVYFVTVSNGASVATEKVVYLQ, encoded by the coding sequence ATGAAGAAGTCGTTACTAAGTATCTCATCCATTGCGATTGTGCTCGTTTGCTCCGTCGCTGGCTACTCCCAGCAGTCTCGGGTACTCCAATCGTCTCGAGCTTCACGAATTTCCATTCCGAACGAGAGCGCTGCCCCTGGCGGTCATTTTGTTGGGCAGTCCGCATCGTATCACTCCGTTCCGATGGACCCGCTTCCGGCTTCCATTTCGATTCCAGGAATTAATACTCTGCCAATCCAGGGCACGTGGGTGCAGCAATCGAATGGGCGCTCACTCCACAATATTCAGGTTGATCCCTCGAATCCAATGAACGTTCATGCCGTCGTCACCGCGAATTTGGATCTTTCCGCGTCTGATACGGCGACCGCTGCCGGCCCAGGATTTACTGCCGATACCGGACGCCGCTGCTTCTATCTCTTCAGCAGCGATGGAGGTGTTCATTGGAACAATCCGGTCTTGCTCTCGAGCGCCCGTCAGGGATATGCCGATATGACGCTGATGAAACGCGGTGATGTGTGGGTGCCGATTATTATCGCCCACCGCTACTATCCCGGAGGCAACGGCAATCTCTATACCGCCCTTTATATTGAGAAGGGGCAGCCTGGAGCGGGCAATTTCTCTCAATGCCTTGCAAGCCGCATCAACGCGGACGGCACTGGAAATCTTGATATTATTTGGCCGGTCCTCGCGATAAATCCCACGAATGACACTATTTACGCGCTTGCGTCAATTTCTCCTACTTCGAATGGCAACGCCTCTGATCAATTGCAGTTCGGAAAATTTGCATTGACGCCATCTAAAGATAGCGCATATTTTCTCGGGCAGAATACCAGTCAGTCCCAATGGCTTTCGAAACCAGGTGATTATTCTGGAGCAACCGGTGACGGACTGACTTACGGAGGTGCCTATCGCATTCAGGTTTCTGCCACCGGAAGGATTGGAGTCGCCTGGGAGTGCCTTGCGAGCTCCGGCGGGTATCCAACTTCGCCGGACGATCCGACACTTACTATCTTTTATTCGGAATCCACAGACGGCGGCGCGACTTGGACTGCGGATCCTGATGTAGTCTCGGCTGTTGATCCGAACACGGATCAACTTCTTAATCAGTTTGCGCCGACCGATAATTTTGATTTTTGGTTTGACGGCGAGACGCCAAAGTTCGTACTCGAGCGTTCGATCTGGAATTTCAGCAATGCACCGTCCATTACGTACTACCCGAATTCGGCAATTCTCTATTATAAGAATATGCTGACAGGCGATAGCACGGTAATAGCCCATGCTGATACGACCACAACCGTAGACAATCCAATCCCGAATGTCATGCATCTTCCGGCTGGTAGTCAAGTTCACATTCAGGGCGAGATGATTAACTTCCCGGCCATTGCCCTTACCCCGAAGTCGGGGCGTCTTGCTGTCGTCTATCAGACCTATGCGAACGGCGACAGCGCCCTCGTAACTGACGACGGCTCCACGTTTGACACGCTGGCCTACGGAAGCATTTATTATTCAGAAAGCCAGGATGGTGGTTTGACATGGGGAACACCGACCCCTTGGTTAGTCAATAGTGGTACTGGTCAGAAGTATGATTACCGCTATCCGCAAACATCCTACTATAACCCGATATCATCAGGTGCCCCGACGTATCACCTGCTCACATCGATTGACTCCGCAGCAGGCTGGGTCGTTCAAAATGGTGTGACGCCAGGCTTCGATATTATCAACTTTGGGCATGCTACGGTTACTACCGCCCCTGCGGCGGTGTCTGCAGTCCCAACTGCCAGCGCTCAAATCGCTGCGAGCCCGAATCCATTTAGTGGCTCGACGACCATTTCCTGGTCGTCGATAACATCCGGTAGCACCGTCCTCGATGTTCGAGATGCACTGGGTCGTGAATGCTTCAGCATCGATGCTCACAAGCTTGGGGCTACATCCAATGGAAGCTATACGCTCAACCCAAATCTGTTAGGACTCGCGCCGGGTGTGTATTTCGTTACTGTTAGCAACGGTGCATCTGTGGCGACCGAAAAAGTAGTGTATCTCCAATAA
- a CDS encoding single-stranded DNA-binding protein produces the protein MACLKMPEVNHVMIAGNLTKDPAIRKTTNGISVINFCLASNHRYRDASNQWSEDVCYVGVVAWSKLADSCMAKLRKGSAVLVDGELQSRTWHGDDATARTVVEIKAHRIQFLNKQEHPEFAQEFVDLTDDFEIGSPHSEPHSSEPSMESRIAAGFDEGSAEEVLFAEVAEAPIGIEIKLKSKHA, from the coding sequence ATGGCATGTCTCAAAATGCCCGAGGTCAATCATGTGATGATCGCTGGTAACCTAACCAAGGATCCGGCAATTCGCAAGACGACGAACGGGATTTCGGTGATCAATTTTTGTCTTGCATCGAACCATCGGTATCGAGATGCAAGCAACCAGTGGTCCGAGGATGTCTGCTATGTGGGCGTAGTCGCCTGGAGCAAACTCGCGGATAGCTGCATGGCTAAGCTTCGCAAAGGGAGTGCGGTTCTTGTTGATGGTGAGCTCCAAAGCCGCACATGGCATGGAGACGATGCAACTGCTCGGACGGTTGTTGAGATCAAAGCGCACCGAATACAATTTCTGAACAAGCAAGAGCATCCGGAGTTCGCGCAGGAGTTCGTCGATTTAACGGACGACTTTGAAATTGGATCTCCGCACAGTGAACCACATTCTTCGGAGCCGTCAATGGAATCTCGCATTGCCGCAGGTTTCGACGAGGGAAGCGCTGAAGAAGTCTTATTCGCCGAGGTGGCGGAAGCACCGATCGGTATCGAGATCAAGCTGAAATCAAAGCACGCATAG